One region of Elusimicrobiota bacterium genomic DNA includes:
- the thiL gene encoding thiamine-phosphate kinase, protein MNLSHLGEFGLIERIREKNKKLSSYADVIVGIGDDCAVVKATSKENFLFSTDTLVENIHFSKKYFGFFDIGYKSLAVNLSDIAAMGGVPLYCLVTVGFPVTTSIKDIDNLYRGISSIASKFNVRIIGGDTVKSPSCVIISITVIGKTVNKKSILRSGANVDDMIFTTGTFGDSSAGLFLLQKGIPGWKELKQKHLQPYPKIKEGLLIAGSKLATSMIDSSDGFNKSVQLICKESDVGCEIYLDKIPVSSALRKFVDHYHLPLTDYTLFGGEEYELIFTVSSDKRKFFNKYFSYVGKITKNKNIRYVTSNNQDINFSKAGYDHFKK, encoded by the coding sequence TTGAATTTATCTCATCTTGGTGAATTTGGATTAATTGAGAGAATAAGAGAAAAGAATAAAAAATTAAGCAGTTACGCTGATGTAATAGTTGGAATAGGCGATGATTGTGCTGTTGTAAAAGCTACAAGTAAAGAAAATTTTCTTTTTTCAACCGATACCCTTGTAGAAAATATCCATTTTTCAAAAAAATATTTTGGTTTTTTTGATATTGGTTATAAATCGCTTGCCGTTAATCTTTCCGATATTGCTGCGATGGGCGGAGTGCCGCTTTATTGCCTTGTTACGGTCGGATTTCCTGTCACAACAAGTATAAAAGATATTGACAATCTTTATCGGGGTATTAGTTCTATTGCCTCAAAGTTTAATGTCCGTATTATTGGCGGTGATACGGTCAAATCACCTTCTTGTGTAATAATCTCAATTACTGTTATAGGTAAGACTGTTAATAAAAAAAGTATTTTGCGCAGCGGTGCTAATGTCGACGATATGATTTTCACAACCGGTACTTTTGGGGATTCATCTGCAGGTCTTTTTCTGCTCCAAAAGGGTATTCCCGGGTGGAAAGAACTTAAACAAAAACATTTACAGCCTTATCCCAAAATTAAAGAAGGATTATTAATTGCAGGGTCTAAATTAGCCACCTCAATGATTGATTCTTCTGATGGTTTTAATAAGTCTGTACAGTTAATTTGCAAGGAATCAGATGTCGGTTGTGAAATCTATCTTGATAAAATCCCGGTTTCATCTGCTCTTAGAAAATTTGTTGACCATTATCATTTACCGCTTACCGATTATACACTTTTTGGTGGTGAAGAGTATGAATTAATCTTTACTGTTTCATCTGATAAAAGAAAGTTTTTTAATAAATATTTTTCTTATGTCGGCAAAATAACAAAAAACAAAAATATTAGATATGTTACCTCAAATAATCAGGACATAAATTTTAGTAAGGCAGGATATGACCATTTTAAAAAGTGA
- a CDS encoding OmpA family protein produces the protein MKKCLIFLVFFLQVFSFCYAKKEGTVKLDSLPKAFSPNRDGLYEKVRFIISYDVGKVRKWTLEVKNDIGVPVKTLSGTETIPAVLEWDGTDEKNTVVPDGKYVCVMNIDGKYPARSNELWIDVDTLPPFVGISVSTYGISPDGDGIDDYCDISFVVEDPIGFSVWQMSIENSKGIDVISMKGTSSKPSNFRWDGKDDYYKNVVPNGKYKIKLTVFDAVGNKTEAEPVEINVNVPEKVVEKVVEKVVLEQKNITVKEEKRGLVVNLASSVLFDSGKSELKPGAYNMMNEVVKLMQDYADNNILIEGHTDSFGSNAYNQRLSEKRAQAVFDVLVSKYGVDAKRLKAVGYGEDKPIGDNKTPVGREQNRRVEVIILKK, from the coding sequence ATGAAAAAATGTTTAATATTTTTAGTATTTTTCTTGCAGGTTTTTAGTTTTTGTTATGCTAAAAAGGAAGGTACGGTTAAATTGGATTCGCTACCGAAAGCATTTTCACCTAATCGCGATGGTCTTTATGAAAAAGTAAGGTTTATTATTTCGTATGATGTTGGTAAAGTAAGAAAATGGACGCTTGAAGTAAAAAATGATATAGGAGTTCCTGTAAAGACATTGTCCGGGACTGAAACGATTCCCGCTGTTCTTGAATGGGATGGTACTGATGAAAAAAATACTGTTGTACCGGACGGTAAATATGTTTGTGTTATGAATATTGACGGTAAATATCCTGCCAGGTCAAATGAGTTATGGATAGATGTTGACACGCTGCCGCCGTTTGTAGGGATTTCTGTATCGACATATGGTATTTCTCCGGATGGTGACGGAATTGACGATTATTGTGATATTTCTTTTGTTGTAGAAGATCCGATAGGTTTTTCTGTTTGGCAGATGTCTATTGAGAATTCAAAAGGAATAGATGTTATTTCAATGAAAGGTACCTCATCAAAACCAAGCAATTTTAGATGGGATGGTAAAGATGATTATTATAAAAATGTTGTTCCTAACGGTAAATATAAGATTAAATTAACAGTATTTGATGCAGTCGGTAATAAAACTGAAGCAGAACCTGTTGAAATTAATGTTAATGTACCTGAAAAAGTAGTTGAAAAAGTAGTTGAAAAAGTTGTTTTGGAACAAAAGAATATTACTGTCAAAGAGGAAAAAAGGGGATTGGTGGTAAATCTTGCATCATCGGTACTTTTTGACTCCGGGAAATCAGAACTAAAACCCGGCGCATATAATATGATGAATGAAGTCGTAAAACTTATGCAAGATTATGCGGATAACAATATTTTAATAGAAGGACATACTGACAGCTTCGGGAGTAACGCCTATAACCAAAGACTTTCTGAAAAAAGGGCACAAGCAGTTTTTGATGTTTTGGTTTCTAAATATGGAGTTGACGCCAAACGGTTAAAAGCAGTTGGTTATGGTGAAGATAAACCTATTGGAGATAACAAAACACCGGTAGGTCGCGAGCAAAACAGGCGGGTTGAAGTTATAATATTGAAAAAATAA
- a CDS encoding LysM peptidoglycan-binding domain-containing protein: MKKTKYMFRRCPRSGVRGPRSRVKGQKSKVKNIKLLIFILLTLNIGHWTVGSLSCQQFQEIEVKAGDTLWGVANYYLKEPSKWPEILKFNNISTDPNNVLPGIKLKIPVMLIKEQLRSSSIVSVVREVKIRRQIEVDWLDAKANMKLYNKDGIRTFENSSADVRSPLGNLMTIGPSSLVIVQPEDKSDETRLLSGEIRTTNIPIRTPTAFVMPKITAKTPVADYKTKVKEDQSTVVAVYKGAVDVSAKNKTVTVMEGFSTEVKINLPPMEPKRLPPTLDLSGMPASKENNQQIKSNDINPIDIKDKPADIKKDKIVNEINVGGELSKAAAYSSLLDIAQYHIQIAKDKEFNSVIYDSVRPIYDKFDIKKTDVPDGKYFWRVAYLDSSGAEGILSFAKEIYVDKTPPVLTVDEPKDNIKFSDDSITVKGSTELGALVDINGFYVSITKDGKFSGDVSLLNGENTIKINSKDDYGNISTVSLKVYRTEEGTKQRRRKFFSTPVGVILSIITITALMAISIVTIGGG; this comes from the coding sequence ATGAAAAAGACGAAATATATGTTTAGAAGATGTCCGAGGTCCGGGGTCCGAGGTCCGAGGTCAAGAGTCAAAGGTCAAAAGTCAAAAGTCAAAAATATAAAATTATTAATATTTATTTTATTGACATTGAACATTGGACATTGGACAGTGGGCAGTCTTTCCTGCCAGCAATTTCAGGAAATAGAAGTGAAAGCAGGAGATACGCTTTGGGGTGTAGCAAATTACTATTTAAAAGAGCCGTCAAAATGGCCTGAGATTTTGAAATTTAACAATATATCTACTGACCCGAATAATGTTCTTCCCGGAATAAAACTGAAAATTCCGGTTATGCTTATAAAAGAACAACTACGCTCTTCGTCAATAGTGTCAGTTGTCCGTGAGGTAAAAATAAGACGACAAATAGAGGTCGATTGGCTGGATGCAAAAGCCAATATGAAACTTTATAATAAAGACGGAATACGAACTTTTGAAAATTCCTCTGCAGATGTACGGTCGCCGTTAGGTAACCTTATGACAATAGGGCCATCCTCGCTTGTTATAGTTCAGCCGGAAGATAAATCCGACGAAACACGTCTTTTATCCGGCGAAATTCGTACAACAAATATTCCTATTAGAACCCCAACGGCTTTTGTTATGCCAAAAATTACTGCTAAAACACCGGTTGCGGATTATAAAACAAAAGTTAAAGAAGACCAGTCAACTGTTGTTGCGGTGTATAAAGGAGCTGTTGATGTCAGCGCAAAGAATAAAACTGTAACAGTCATGGAAGGTTTTTCAACAGAAGTAAAAATAAATTTGCCTCCTATGGAACCCAAGCGGCTTCCGCCAACACTTGACTTGTCAGGTATGCCTGCCAGTAAGGAGAATAACCAGCAAATCAAAAGCAATGATATAAATCCAATAGATATTAAGGATAAACCGGCAGACATTAAAAAAGATAAAATAGTAAATGAAATTAACGTTGGTGGCGAACTTTCAAAAGCTGCTGCATATTCAAGTTTATTAGACATAGCTCAATATCATATCCAGATTGCAAAAGATAAAGAGTTCAATAGTGTAATTTATGACAGTGTTCGACCTATATATGATAAATTTGATATAAAAAAAACCGATGTACCTGATGGTAAATATTTTTGGCGTGTTGCTTACCTGGATTCGTCGGGCGCAGAAGGTATTTTATCATTTGCCAAGGAAATATATGTAGATAAAACACCGCCTGTTTTAACTGTTGATGAGCCAAAAGATAATATAAAATTTAGTGATGATTCTATAACAGTAAAGGGTTCTACGGAACTTGGTGCTTTGGTTGATATTAATGGTTTTTATGTTTCTATTACAAAGGATGGAAAATTTTCAGGAGATGTATCTCTTTTAAACGGTGAAAATACAATAAAAATTAATTCAAAAGATGATTATGGAAACATTTCTACTGTTTCACTAAAGGTTTATAGGACAGAAGAAGGAACCAAACAGAGAAGAAGAAAATTTTTCTCTACTCCTGTAGGAGTTATTCTATCTATTATTACTATTACTGCTCTTATGGCGATTTCTATAGTTACAATAGGAGGAGGATAA
- a CDS encoding glycosyltransferase family 39 protein, producing the protein MTILKSDFSKIILLFVLSLLLFIPFSNKAISSDSIFYIYTARQILKEPLKPFSFQINCADKNYTGWDVANNPPLISYFLAGVIKIFGEGEKVLHLIFLSFTLLAVIGIYLLANELKIDPFYSALLLIASPAFFVNATDIMFDVPLLAFSLWGIYFVIRNPASQCGVNSIGWILLGLAVLIKFVAVLNLPIVFVWLLLNKKLKNNIFYFLIPILFLVLWSLHNKIIYNEVQIFRKSLDVGLFFNLNKEIPVLTYIGGSFIFPLSILWLVFQVKKSAMWIFVVISTLINLFFNLLGYKILQNVLFSIFISSTILLIFAFMYFLKKTYYQTEIIFLTFWFLLYLVFFTSVSAIIAVRYLIPILPPAIILFVKISEGLPVKKIFLSLTAFAGIVLSVLLAHSDYMLANSYRDISEYVKTNYTGKNVYFTGHLGFQYYMEKNGFIAVDSNNRNYRDNSILVSPVLPVPQNINQDVIEKLKFIEDKYVFTKNPSRTISPQAQAGFHLNMYGLLPYSFSKMPLEKYAIYKIK; encoded by the coding sequence ATGACCATTTTAAAAAGTGATTTTTCGAAAATAATATTATTGTTTGTTTTGTCGTTACTTCTTTTCATACCATTTTCCAATAAAGCTATATCTTCCGATTCAATATTTTATATTTATACAGCAAGACAGATCCTGAAAGAGCCATTGAAACCGTTTAGTTTTCAGATAAATTGTGCTGATAAAAATTATACGGGTTGGGATGTCGCAAATAACCCTCCTTTAATATCCTATTTTTTAGCAGGTGTAATAAAAATATTCGGTGAGGGAGAAAAAGTACTTCATCTTATATTTCTCAGTTTCACCTTACTTGCTGTTATCGGCATATATTTATTAGCAAATGAATTAAAAATAGATCCGTTTTATTCAGCGCTTCTTTTAATAGCCAGCCCGGCATTTTTTGTCAATGCCACCGATATAATGTTTGATGTTCCGCTTTTAGCATTTTCATTATGGGGTATTTATTTTGTTATTCGCAACCCCGCATCGCAGTGCGGGGTAAATTCCATTGGCTGGATTTTGCTTGGTTTAGCAGTATTGATTAAGTTTGTTGCAGTCCTTAATCTTCCAATAGTTTTTGTGTGGTTGTTATTGAATAAAAAACTTAAAAATAATATTTTTTATTTTCTGATTCCAATACTTTTCTTAGTTCTGTGGTCATTGCATAATAAGATTATTTATAATGAAGTTCAAATTTTCAGAAAATCGCTTGATGTTGGTTTGTTTTTTAACCTAAATAAAGAAATACCGGTTCTAACATACATCGGCGGTTCCTTTATTTTTCCGTTAAGCATTTTATGGTTAGTGTTTCAGGTAAAAAAAAGTGCCATGTGGATATTCGTGGTAATATCCACTTTAATAAATTTATTTTTTAATCTTCTTGGATATAAAATATTACAAAATGTTCTTTTTAGCATTTTTATTTCATCAACCATTCTCTTAATATTCGCGTTTATGTATTTCTTAAAAAAAACATATTATCAGACAGAGATAATTTTTCTTACATTTTGGTTTTTATTGTACTTGGTTTTTTTTACTTCTGTCTCTGCAATAATTGCTGTTAGATATCTCATACCGATTTTACCTCCGGCGATAATATTGTTTGTAAAAATATCAGAGGGTCTTCCGGTTAAAAAAATATTTTTAAGTTTAACAGCTTTTGCGGGGATTGTTTTGTCAGTTTTACTGGCGCATTCAGATTACATGCTGGCAAATTCATACAGGGACATTTCGGAATATGTGAAAACTAATTACACCGGTAAAAATGTTTATTTTACCGGACATCTTGGGTTTCAATACTACATGGAGAAAAATGGTTTTATTGCAGTTGATTCAAATAATAGGAATTACCGCGATAACTCAATTTTGGTAAGTCCGGTTTTGCCTGTTCCACAAAATATTAATCAGGATGTTATTGAAAAACTGAAGTTTATAGAAGACAAATATGTGTTTACTAAAAATCCATCCAGGACAATAAGCCCGCAAGCACAAGCAGGTTTTCACCTTAATATGTATGGACTTTTACCTTATTCATTTTCAAAAATGCCACTGGAAAAATATGCAATTTACAAAATAAAATGA
- a CDS encoding lysophospholipid acyltransferase family protein, translating to MKKISHVIEITVLIIFNFFVLLLPLKLALRIGRWLGDIAFYVLKIRRDVVIKNLSFAFPNKTYDEIYGIAHRTYRNFGMSMIELLFFPKLVITDLNKNIEFEGLECLDNFLMKKQGMVLIAGHFGSWELMGAATCNKGYPLDFLVGKQHNIYVDNLLNFYRRLKNIGIIPLKMALKNVVKALNNGRFVAMIADQDAGKRDGVFVNFFGKPASTPKGPAVFALHSDIPVAMGFCIRQESCIKHKIKFVPVDFKKTGDNEKDIELLTLKYTQILEGFIKKYPDHWFWFHKRWKTVIDNTENMY from the coding sequence ATGAAAAAAATCAGTCATGTTATAGAAATTACAGTTTTAATTATTTTTAATTTTTTTGTTTTGCTTTTGCCGTTAAAATTAGCTTTGAGAATTGGAAGATGGCTTGGCGATATTGCATTTTATGTATTAAAAATCAGGAGAGATGTAGTTATAAAAAATCTGTCTTTTGCTTTTCCTAACAAGACATACGATGAAATTTATGGAATTGCCCATAGGACATATAGAAATTTCGGAATGTCAATGATTGAGTTGTTGTTTTTTCCAAAATTAGTTATAACGGATTTAAATAAAAATATAGAATTTGAAGGACTGGAGTGTCTTGATAATTTTTTAATGAAAAAGCAGGGGATGGTGCTTATTGCCGGTCATTTTGGTTCTTGGGAACTTATGGGTGCTGCGACTTGTAATAAGGGGTATCCTCTTGATTTCCTTGTTGGTAAGCAACATAATATTTATGTAGATAATCTTCTAAATTTTTATAGAAGACTAAAAAACATTGGGATTATACCGCTTAAAATGGCATTAAAAAATGTTGTAAAAGCGTTAAATAATGGTAGATTTGTTGCAATGATTGCTGACCAGGATGCCGGAAAAAGAGACGGGGTTTTTGTTAATTTTTTTGGCAAGCCTGCTTCTACTCCAAAAGGTCCTGCTGTTTTCGCATTACACTCCGACATCCCCGTAGCTATGGGTTTTTGTATCAGGCAGGAGTCTTGTATAAAACATAAAATAAAATTTGTTCCTGTTGATTTTAAAAAAACAGGGGATAATGAAAAAGATATTGAGTTATTAACATTAAAATATACTCAGATTTTAGAAGGTTTTATAAAGAAGTATCCGGACCATTGGTTTTGGTTTCACAAGAGGTGGAAAACCGTTATTGACAATACAGAAAATATGTATTAG
- a CDS encoding O-antigen ligase family protein — MSETFKPTKFSQINIILAGILLFLIPVIPDEKITRWKLWVLESGVLSVILIWLISEVHSGNIHLKISPLNKSVFSWLFFISILYFTSKNSHVAELELFRIIVCFLSFFLFSNIISNSTYRERLINFWLYGGILSVIYGIMTHYGGFWIIRTPQADRIFSTFGNPIFFAAFLVATMPFLIYKMVLANHWKNKIIWLSCLIAFSIALYFTKSRAAWIAFGITILALIFFILKSKRQKIFLILFFIIVGNAFVYKTKNIWMRQQAHLLIWRDSLKMLSANPVFGVGIGSFHINFPSYASDELKAIWPQNQNIINDAHSEFVQILAETGLVGFGIFLWVIFTFFSQTQKFIKQSKNRNDFMLQAAGLAAVCGILIQNMFSVDMRFTITSFYLFSIFGILSSFSAYKDVNVGKNQRYFLIILAAIVVFFLEYQMVIKQYRSWKIVFKSEDFLDKRIVNSETQKGEILKLIASNPADARLYFKLGYIWANEIKVNKSAIPKAIESFLRATQIDPYVENGGAFNNLGNIYFTLGDRSKAKENYIKAINVNPKLIDAHINLGIVYYYEGRLKESTIEFENVLAIDSKNSSAIFMLKKMRE, encoded by the coding sequence ATGAGTGAGACATTTAAACCAACTAAATTTTCTCAAATTAATATTATTTTAGCAGGGATTTTACTTTTTCTAATTCCTGTTATACCGGATGAAAAAATTACCAGATGGAAACTTTGGGTTTTAGAAAGCGGAGTTTTATCAGTTATCTTAATATGGTTAATTTCAGAGGTGCATTCGGGCAACATTCATCTTAAAATCTCACCTTTAAATAAATCAGTTTTTTCCTGGTTGTTTTTCATATCTATTTTATATTTTACTTCTAAAAATTCACATGTTGCAGAACTTGAACTATTCAGAATCATTGTCTGTTTTTTAAGTTTTTTCCTTTTTTCTAATATTATATCAAACTCAACTTATCGTGAACGACTAATTAATTTCTGGCTATACGGCGGTATTTTATCGGTAATTTATGGAATAATGACACATTATGGCGGGTTCTGGATAATTAGAACGCCCCAGGCAGATAGAATCTTTTCAACTTTTGGTAATCCGATATTTTTTGCTGCATTTTTAGTTGCGACAATGCCGTTTTTAATTTACAAAATGGTTTTAGCGAATCATTGGAAAAATAAAATCATTTGGTTAAGTTGTTTGATTGCTTTTTCGATTGCCTTGTATTTTACAAAAAGCCGTGCTGCGTGGATTGCCTTTGGGATTACTATTTTAGCTTTAATATTTTTTATCCTTAAGTCAAAAAGACAAAAGATATTTTTAATTTTATTTTTTATTATTGTAGGTAATGCTTTTGTATATAAAACAAAAAATATTTGGATGCGCCAACAGGCCCATCTTTTAATATGGCGTGATTCATTAAAAATGTTGTCGGCAAATCCGGTTTTTGGCGTGGGTATAGGTTCTTTTCATATAAATTTTCCGAGTTACGCTTCTGATGAATTAAAAGCTATATGGCCGCAAAACCAGAATATTATTAATGATGCACATTCAGAGTTTGTCCAAATATTGGCTGAGACAGGGCTCGTTGGATTTGGGATTTTCTTGTGGGTTATTTTTACATTTTTCAGCCAGACACAAAAATTCATTAAGCAAAGTAAGAATAGAAATGATTTTATGCTGCAGGCGGCAGGATTGGCTGCTGTCTGCGGGATTTTAATTCAGAATATGTTTTCTGTAGATATGCGGTTTACAATAACATCGTTTTATCTTTTCTCCATTTTTGGGATATTATCATCATTTTCGGCTTATAAAGATGTTAATGTAGGAAAAAATCAAAGATATTTTTTAATTATTTTAGCGGCCATAGTAGTATTTTTTTTAGAATATCAGATGGTTATAAAGCAGTATCGCAGCTGGAAAATAGTTTTTAAAAGCGAAGATTTTTTGGATAAAAGGATTGTTAATTCAGAAACACAGAAAGGGGAAATTTTAAAGTTGATTGCTTCAAATCCAGCTGATGCTCGTCTTTATTTTAAGTTGGGTTATATTTGGGCAAATGAAATCAAGGTAAATAAGAGCGCTATTCCAAAAGCAATAGAAAGTTTTTTAAGAGCAACCCAGATTGATCCTTATGTTGAAAATGGCGGTGCATTTAATAATTTAGGAAATATTTATTTTACATTAGGTGATAGAAGTAAGGCGAAAGAAAATTATATTAAAGCGATAAATGTCAATCCTAAATTGATTGATGCTCATATTAATCTTGGTATAGTCTATTATTATGAAGGCAGATTAAAAGAGAGTACGATAGAATTTGAAAATGTGTTGGCAATCGACTCTAAAAATTCATCAGCAATTTTCATGTTGAAGAAGATGAGGGAGTAG
- a CDS encoding response regulator, producing the protein MAKIIVADDDSAISELIEITLKNEGHNVIVCNNGLDAYETALKEIPDLVILDVMMPKLNGYEVCEKLKDIPATRMIPVIMLTSMSQTKDKLTGLKLGADEYLVKPFDPYELATRVEGIIKKYHETRDINILSNLPGNVSIEKEITNRISAKEKFAILWIDLNNFKAYNESYGFEKGDIVIKQVANFIVEAVHNKGTLKDMIGHFGGDNFIVVTIPENAEDICREIIRRFDGNIPMYYSDEDKNRGYIISKDRQEKVQAFSLMSISIGIVSSAVHSFNRYAQLIEFATEVRAVAKKIARSSYFKN; encoded by the coding sequence ATGGCGAAAATTATTGTTGCTGATGATGATTCTGCGATTTCTGAACTAATAGAAATTACTTTAAAAAATGAAGGTCATAATGTTATTGTGTGTAACAATGGGCTTGATGCTTATGAGACAGCATTGAAAGAAATACCGGATTTGGTGATACTTGATGTTATGATGCCGAAATTGAATGGATATGAGGTCTGTGAAAAACTAAAAGATATACCAGCAACACGGATGATACCGGTTATAATGTTAACATCCATGTCACAGACAAAAGATAAGCTTACCGGTTTGAAGTTAGGTGCCGATGAATATCTTGTTAAACCATTTGATCCTTATGAACTTGCTACCCGTGTAGAGGGGATTATTAAAAAATACCATGAAACCAGGGACATTAACATTTTGTCCAATCTTCCGGGCAATGTTTCAATTGAAAAAGAGATTACAAATAGAATTTCTGCAAAAGAGAAATTTGCCATACTTTGGATTGATTTAAATAATTTTAAGGCATATAATGAAAGCTATGGTTTTGAAAAAGGCGATATTGTTATAAAACAGGTGGCAAATTTTATCGTTGAAGCAGTACACAATAAAGGAACTTTAAAAGATATGATAGGACATTTTGGCGGAGATAATTTTATTGTTGTAACGATACCCGAAAACGCTGAAGATATCTGTAGGGAGATAATAAGGCGATTTGATGGGAATATTCCTATGTATTATTCTGATGAAGATAAGAACCGGGGATATATTATTTCTAAAGACCGGCAGGAAAAGGTTCAGGCATTTTCCTTGATGTCTATTTCCATAGGTATAGTATCAAGTGCAGTCCACAGTTTTAATCGTTATGCTCAACTTATCGAATTTGCTACAGAAGTAAGAGCGGTTGCTAAAAAGATTGCCAGGTCATCATATTTTAAGAATTAA
- a CDS encoding methyltransferase domain-containing protein, translating to MIKKYFKLFFISFAALFLEIACIRWFNSNVVMLSYFSNFVLLACFLGLGIGMLLVSKKMDFIILFPSIFLILCVIFWKVIIRLTVNSDISVYFTAFGFAKGVPLYNASAWWFLPIIFILATVMFISIGQEVGRAFLGIKPLVAYIINICGSILGVGLFTVISFFNSSPLIWFLIAFLCLLPYLYGKRLFYINVLAFILSFFFIWMISYGAIFSPYYRIDVIDKANCVIVNGVPHQTMLNINKDFINGYEFPYKLIKKPKKVLILGAGTGNDAAVALKNGAEKIDAVEIDPVIIEIGKRHPNKPYQDNKVKVFNDDARAFLKKSDEKYDLIVFALIDSLTAFSQFSSVRLENFIFTKDAFKDVKKHLTDDGVVVIYNQFRKIWIVERLSKMLEETFGKKTITYNEQEKEHFAVLFNGPGIEKINFPQKAELFPKQKAPLFLNSNYQIKSTTDNWPFLYLKEPAIPIHYVLAIIMILFFAGLLVFISSVISNGNISNRFFFLGAGFMILETSAIIRMAMLFGSTWIVNSIVIIAILVMSFFAASFTNIFTPDNNKKYYIYLFLIIIINILVPLKTFLIFPYYLKIILSSLLLFLPVYFSGVIFSTSFSKSENMPSALGSNLIGSMFGGCIEYISLKYGYGSLMFLLLGVYLVSIKDFKWKYK from the coding sequence ATGATAAAAAAATATTTTAAACTGTTTTTTATAAGTTTTGCCGCGCTTTTTCTGGAAATAGCATGCATCAGGTGGTTCAACTCCAATGTTGTTATGCTTTCTTATTTTTCCAACTTTGTCCTGCTTGCTTGTTTTTTAGGATTAGGTATCGGAATGCTTCTTGTTTCCAAAAAAATGGATTTCATAATATTATTTCCTTCAATTTTTTTAATTTTATGTGTTATATTCTGGAAAGTTATAATTAGATTGACAGTTAATTCTGATATAAGTGTATATTTTACTGCTTTCGGTTTTGCCAAGGGTGTGCCATTGTATAATGCAAGTGCATGGTGGTTTTTACCTATAATATTTATACTTGCAACGGTAATGTTTATTTCTATCGGGCAGGAAGTCGGTAGGGCATTTTTAGGTATCAAGCCGCTTGTTGCTTACATAATAAATATCTGCGGTTCAATTCTTGGTGTTGGATTATTTACAGTAATTTCATTTTTTAACAGTTCGCCGCTAATATGGTTTTTGATTGCCTTTTTATGTCTTTTGCCTTATTTATATGGGAAACGGCTTTTTTATATTAATGTTCTCGCGTTTATATTATCATTTTTTTTCATTTGGATGATAAGTTATGGCGCGATTTTTTCTCCATATTATAGGATTGATGTAATTGACAAAGCTAACTGTGTAATAGTCAACGGGGTTCCCCATCAGACAATGCTTAATATAAACAAAGACTTTATAAATGGCTATGAGTTCCCGTATAAACTTATAAAGAAACCTAAAAAAGTTTTGATACTTGGTGCAGGGACCGGTAATGATGCGGCGGTTGCATTAAAAAACGGTGCTGAAAAAATAGATGCTGTTGAAATAGACCCTGTGATTATTGAAATAGGAAAGAGGCACCCCAACAAACCTTATCAGGATAATAAAGTAAAAGTTTTTAATGATGATGCCCGGGCTTTCCTTAAGAAATCGGATGAAAAATACGATTTGATAGTTTTTGCCCTGATTGATTCGCTGACTGCTTTTTCACAATTTTCGTCAGTACGTCTTGAAAATTTCATTTTTACAAAGGATGCTTTTAAAGATGTAAAAAAGCACTTAACCGATGACGGTGTTGTTGTTATATATAATCAATTCAGAAAAATATGGATAGTTGAACGCCTGTCAAAAATGCTCGAAGAAACTTTCGGCAAAAAAACAATTACATACAACGAACAGGAAAAAGAACATTTCGCAGTGTTGTTTAATGGTCCGGGAATTGAGAAAATAAATTTTCCTCAAAAAGCAGAATTATTTCCAAAGCAAAAAGCCCCGCTGTTTTTAAATTCAAATTATCAGATTAAATCTACCACTGATAATTGGCCATTTTTATATCTTAAAGAGCCGGCTATTCCTATACATTATGTTTTAGCTATTATTATGATATTGTTTTTTGCAGGATTGCTTGTTTTTATATCGTCAGTTATTTCTAACGGTAACATAAGTAACCGCTTCTTTTTCTTAGGAGCGGGATTTATGATTTTGGAAACATCGGCGATTATAAGAATGGCAATGCTTTTTGGTTCAACATGGATTGTTAATTCAATTGTTATTATTGCAATACTTGTTATGTCATTTTTTGCTGCAAGTTTTACTAATATTTTTACGCCGGATAACAATAAAAAATATTATATTTATCTTTTTCTGATTATTATAATAAATATTCTGGTACCTTTGAAAACGTTTTTAATTTTTCCTTATTACTTGAAAATTATTTTATCTTCGCTTCTTTTGTTTTTACCGGTATATTTTTCAGGAGTAATATTTTCTACATCATTTTCTAAATCAGAAAACATGCCATCAGCTTTGGGTTCAAATCTAATTGGTTCTATGTTCGGCGGCTGTATTGAATACATTTCCCTGAAATACGGTTACGGTTCTTTAATGTTTCTCTTGCTGGGGGTATATCTTGTCTCAATCAAAGATTTTAAGTGGAAATATAAATAA